Genomic segment of Dromiciops gliroides isolate mDroGli1 chromosome 3, mDroGli1.pri, whole genome shotgun sequence:
ccccaatttgccttaaacatcccaggCTATCTCCAGATGTacatcttgctactggacccagatggctctggaggagaaagtgaggttggtgccCTTACATAGCCCTctctaacttaaatccaattcactgcaagtcatgatatcaccctgatgtcatggtcctctttgagaacaaaggacaatcaacaacaacagcattctTCCCTTAAGTAGCTGCATGATTCAGAACAAGTTACATTCATTTAGAGGCTGTTACCACTTATTCTCTAGCCTATCTCCGTCATGCCGCTGAGCCTAGGACCTTCAGGTCTTCTCCTCCCCAGATCTtgcttttctaattccttttatgagTTGTCTTCCCCccctgcttcccccctccccccattagtaTTTAAGCTcctgaaaataagaaaatttctgtctttctgcttgtatcTGTACTcctagcatttagtacagtgcctggaacatactaaGCACTTGTTTCTTGACTTAACTTAAGAATACTATAACTACATGGaacagttttctcacttgtaaaataagaggataaTATTGGATCAATCaagcacttttttttctctttggtttttatttattttgttaaatatttcccaattacattttgatgttttctgtttcttacatcaccatgGTATCCCATATATCCCTTCCCCTATTACTCTGGGAGAACCATCCCATATGACAAGTAGTAtggtttttatttataaattcatctttattttaaaaacaatactgttcaaaatataaaaatagatccATTTTCAAAGGACCATCTAAATATGGCTTTGAAAATTGCAATGTTTTATTTACAGGAGACAGATGGTAGTACAATAGCAGCCATAGGTATTTATGATAAATTAGAACATAATTACTATTTCAAAATtttagggagggaagaaagatccTTTTATTTCAGCTGCTTCTGCAATGCCTCGTGAGAATAAAATCAACAATAGTGGGTATAGGTACAAGTTGTATCTAAAACACAAATTTGATCAACCACTGGGATCCAGATATCCCAAAGTTGTAAGTATAAGTAGGAAGATTACTTGCCAGTTCATATATAATCAACCTGCCAAGTAACCCAAATAACCCAAACACTTCTGAATCTGCACAGGGACTCTATAAGCATCTCTATGGAATGGTATGTACTTGTTAAATAAAGACTAATATACTCCTAATCCTGGAGTACTCAGATATGTGCAAAATTAGAGTTCTATTCAATGCCAGTATTCAGAAAACTTGGGTCTGAAATTAAAATTTGAATTAGGGGAGAAATTTCTATTGCAATAGATACCCAGTTCACCCACTCCCTAATCTTCAAATCTCTCTACTTAAAACTAAAGTATATCACCAGTGAATGCTTACTTCACTGTCCACTGATTCTGACACTATACTTTGATTCTGGGCCCTTCTCCAGCAAACCTTCTAAAATTTAAAACCAATCCTTTCAAAGTGAACTATCACACATATCCTACCATGTATCCTTACAAGGACAACTTACTATTGCACAGAAGtggattttaaaaaaccaatccACATAGTTCAGTTTAGCAAGAAAGGCAAATTCATCTAATCCACTAGAAAAATGTTGCAAAATCTGCTTCTATTTGAATAACAAAATGGACAAATTCACTGAACTATAATACACTTTATGTcaattttaatattgttttgatGGCAACTATTCTATGCACAGGCAGCCATCACACAGATAAATGAGAGAGCAAAAGCAGAAAACTTGTGAGAAATCATCGGTTCTTTGACTTTCCACTTAGTGGTTGATTTCAATCACAAGCAAGGTGGCTGTGCACTATTTCTTCCATGTTTTGTACTTCAAGCACTAAAGGGTATGTGCTTCTGCTGTGGTAGATATTTTGGGGTTCTCTTCTTTaagtttgcttttttctttctccaaggtCAAATAGAAAATGGGAGACATTTTCATAAACTACAAAGGTAATACAACAGGCTGGAGTCACTGTAATCAAATTAGGGACAATTCCTTTGTAAAATCCATGAATGCCTTCTTTGCTCCATGTCCTCTTGATTACATGAAATACACCGCGGTAATAAATGTGTTGATCTTGAAGTCGGGCTCTCACTACTTGATAGGGATACGTTGCTGACACAGCAAATATTTTTGACAAAGCCGCAGTAGATACATACTCTATGGTGCTCAACTGTGCATCGGGCAATCTATTGATATGTTTATTGTACTTCACTTTGAGCACTTCGTATGCCATGAACTGAAGGGCTCCATGGGATGTCCCCAACAGCCCGGGCACAAATCCCTTGTATAATCCGCGGAACCCCTCGTTTTTATAGATCTTCACCAGCGTGTCTATCATGCCCGTGTAGCGCCTCTCCTGGGGGCTGTGATCGTACTGTAGCATCAGCCGTGTCTTTGTTACCCACAATGGGTTTGTGATACACAGCGTCATGGCCCCAGCCTGCGCGGCTGAAGTCAGGTATTCTGTCGCCTTGAGCCGTTCCGTTCTCCCCTCTGTCCTGTACGATTTAATGGCATTATAGAAGAAAAAGTAGAGTCCCCAGGACAGGCCCGCACCCCACACGTTGGGAGTGATTCCTTGGTAGAGACCTCGTATACCATCCATTTTCCAGATCGAGGTCAAGCAGTGGACGACCCCCTTGTACTTGGGTCTCACTTCCAGTCCGTCACTCACGGCGAAGCGGATCTTCACGAGGTCCAGCGGATGCAGCACCAGGTTGGAGAGGACGCCGCCGCTCACGCCCGCCACCAGGTTCTCGTACCGTACATGGCGGAACACAGAGTACAAAGGCGAAGAGCCCGACTTCGTCTGGCCCTGGGCCTTCATGATGTCGAGAGCCGCCGACACAGCGGCCTGGGCGTCCCCGAACTGAGACGAGACGCCGTCACCGCCGCCATTGTAGCGACCGTCGTCGCCAGGAGGGGACCGTGGAACTGCGCGGGTCACGagcggggggcgggggagggcggGGCGCGGCCATAAATAGCCTTCTcttaaagaggaaaagggggCCGCACAACTGACCCTCATCAATACACTGACCATGCGCACGATCAGGACACCGGTGGACCACCCGCCTCCGCGAAGGAGACTCCTGGGGTATCTTTTCATAGTTCTTCACTTGAGGAGTCCCACGTTTCTTTACGATgtttgtcttatttatttttaaaaattttgttgttgtgtcgtttccatttaaattgttgtagttactgtttATAGACTTGACTCTGCTTCTCTGTGTCAGTGCACATAATTATGGTTCGCTGTTCTTTAAACATCATTTCTTCCagtacagtaatatttcattgcattcacataccacagattgtttagccattcctcagctATTAGGCATATGTTTTGTTTCCCAATCgtaactatcaaaaaaaaaaaaaagtggtgctataaatattttgaaatttatgGGGACTTTTTCCCTATCAATAGCTACCTTGGAGTGTAAGCTCAGTAATGAATTCTCTAGTtgaaagggtatggacatttcaGTCACTTTATTTGCTTTATTCCAAAATGGTTATGTCACTAAACAGATCTACCAAAAATGGATTAATGTCATTATCTCACAACCTTTCCAACACTGATGTTATTTTGTGTCATTTTTGCCAGTTTGCaaggtgtgaggtaaaaccttgggattgttttgatttatacTTCCCTTATTATTTGTAATTTGAAGTATTTTCGTCAATACTTTGCAGGTTTTCTTTTgtaaactatctgttcatatcctctgaccatttaactattggggaatggctatgtgtcttatgtgtctgtgtatatatgtatatgaatacttGTAGCTGTGAATATatacgcatacatatatatatacatatatacaggcaTATGCATACTGTATGTAGTTAGATGTTTTTTGCATATTAATTTATTTGGTTGTCCATTTATTTGTGATTTATATATTTTGGCTACCAAACTTTTATCAGAGAATTTGTATACAAAGGCTTCTCTGTCCCCCACCACATTTAACcactttcctttttatcctagatctatTAGTATTGTTTTTCAGAATCTTTTCACTTTCAagtctgttttatcttttgtaattgcctttaTCTATTGTTTGATTAAAAATGCATCTCTTATCCAAAGCTGTGAGTAgatgatctctttctcttttaatagTATGATTTTCTTAAAAGTATATATGATGTTTTATAttaaggtcatgtatccattttgaatgtATTATGGGTGGAAATGAGATGTTGATCTAAGCCTAACTTCTGCCAGACTtgttcagttttcccagcaatttttatcaaatagtactTTTTCCTTCAGTAACTGATTTCTTCTTTATTATACATTGGGTTATTGAATTTTATTGTTCCTGAATCCTTTTTATCTAGCCTGTTCCTTTGATCTGTCTCTTTATTCTTTAACCAATATTGGATGGttctgatgactgctgctttataatatagtttaaggggTCCCCCTTTAGCCTTACTTTGTAAAATAACTTTCCTTGACATTCTAGATAATTTCCCCAAATGTATTCCAATATTCTTTTATCAAAATCTGTATAGTATTTGCTTGGTGTAGCatcaaaagtaaaaattaattatagtgctcttattttttttattggcaTGGCTTAggcatgagcactgaatatttttccacctatttaagttgttctttaattttgtaaatgaatctatacaagtattttgtgtgcttttggaaaattcatccccagatattttatgtattttatagttactttgaatgggatttccctttctattattgcttcttgtgttttgtcattattttgtAGAAATGCTACTGATTTGTtatatattctgctactttgctgaagctaCTACTTGTCTCTATTAAAACTTTTGGTGATTCCCTGGGTTTTTCTAAGTAAATTATCATAGCATCAGCAAACAGGGGTAGTTTTATCTCATCCAtacccatcttttcttttcttcttctttttttttttttcctttagggcaataagggttaagtgacttgcccagggtcacacagctagtaagtgtaaattgtctgaggctggatttgaactcaggtcctcctgactctagggccagtgctttatccactttgccacctagctgccccataccgaTCTTTattacttcaatttctttctcttgtcttatagCTGTTGCTAGCAattccagaactatatcaaataacaaTGGAGAGAATGGACATCCTTACTTCAGCCCTGTAATTTTTTGGAAAAGCTTCTAGTGAATCCCCATTGTATATGTAGTTTGCTTTTGGCTTAAGTAGAggctttttattatataaaaagatCCTATTATGTGCCACATGCATTTTAGGGTTTTTAGTATTAAAAATGCTGTACTTTGTCAGAGGCTTTTTGGGGGCATCTGTTGAGATGATCATGTGGTTTtggatgttttggtttttaatatgttcattttgatttttttcaaatgttgagtcattttttgCATAAATAGTATAAATACCAGTTGATCATAATGAATTATTTCTTGGATATATCACTGTAATCTGGTTTAcagtattttgtttaaattttttgatTCAATGTGTATTAATAATATTGGTCTATAGTTGTCTTTCTGTATTTTAGCTTTCCCTGGTTTAGATATTGGgattagatagaaagatagatctCATAAATGGATTTTGGTAGGTTATTATTTCTTTGGTGGGGCTTGCCATTACAGGTTCAAGATTTTTTATTCTGCTCATTGCTTTTGCTATGAAGGACATAAATTCTACTCTCCTAattctgatttctattttaaaccactcaggaacAGAACTTTGTGGTTCTGTGTTctcaaattccacagggtccTCAATCTCATCAAATGTtcaatcattttcctttattttgcagtaTTTAGTCATAGATCCCTGAACTCATTTAGTAAGTGTGgtggccatatttccttctgttgttactgttttcCTATTGATTTGCCTGTTTatattcaaaatatttgaaatttcttCTCTCTGAAATCTTTGGTACTTTCAGTCCTCCCATCCAACCCTTTATTTTCTGTATTGCTCACTTCTGACTTCCTTCCCTGTAATTGTGGTTTCCCCAGGTGATGAATCTCAAAGCATCTCAACTTCTTTTCAGTTTGGGCAATTCACAGTTCACCAGCCTGGGTTTCTGATCCAAATCACTTTTGGGGGTCAGAACTGTTCCTACCTGCATGCTGTGCTCTTCCCTTGGGTTTCGTGTAGTGCTGCACTGCTCTTTAAATGCACTGATAGTATTATATCCTGGTGACCTTACCCACTCTCTCTGTCCCTTAGTT
This window contains:
- the LOC122746146 gene encoding mitochondrial folate transporter/carrier-like; this encodes MKAQGQTKSGSSPLYSVFRHVRYENLVAGVSGGVLSNLVLHPLDLVKIRFAVSDGLEVRPKYKGVVHCLTSIWKMDGIRGLYQGITPNVWGAGLSWGLYFFFYNAIKSYRTEGRTERLKATEYLTSAAQAGAMTLCITNPLWVTKTRLMLQYDHSPQERRYTGMIDTLVKIYKNEGFRGLYKGFVPGLLGTSHGALQFMAYEVLKVKYNKHINRLPDAQLSTIEYVSTAALSKIFAVSATYPYQVVRARLQDQHIYYRGVFHVIKRTWSKEGIHGFYKGIVPNLITVTPACCITFVVYENVSHFLFDLGERKKQT